The sequence CAGAAATGATTTATATACCACATGGTTTGATAATACCAAACCAATGTATTATTCTTGACACTTCTCTTGATCCCATATCCTATCACCCACTTGAACTCATCTAGGAAGCAAATTTTTAGACTTTTGAAACAATATTTAGATTggatcaaataaaaataaaaaataaaaaagagaaaacaaagatcACAAAAGTTAATGCTTATTCAAAAAGATGTCATACAAAGCAAAAAACATGTACcaagaatgaaaatgaaagatgtcaaaaaaaaaaggcaatagGTGGTAATTACTAAAAAGAATAAGGAGATTGGAGAATGTTTCTCCTTTCTCTACCATTTGtttttgtataaaaaaaagATTCTTCAAGACATGTTCGGAGTAAGACTAGGTGTGCATTATCCACCAtaatcccacatcgcttggtGATGTAGTGAGTATTGTTTGGGTTATATGGCGCTCCGTGTTACCCAAAATCAATCAATTTTAGAAGTAATGGTCTGTCCTGTCTCTGAGTCTTcctctttttattttaaaattatgtgcatattttgtgtgttttcaattttcacaatgtaaaaaaggagagagattgaagggaaaacagagagagaaacaaacaaacaaaaaagttgagattgaaagaaaaaaaaaaaggaagaggaaCATTAGATGTGACTCATGTCTCCGAATATTGGGAACAAGTACTTTTCAAATCAAAGCCACCCTCTTGTAATGGGGGGACCCTTATTGCACTTCCTATATACCTATCATTTATACTACattctcaacaaaaaaaaaagacatatatataaatactattTATTACATCCTCAAAACCACTTTTTAGCTCCTAATTTTGCGAACAAACCAGAAATATTACACAAATCAgataattaatcaaatcatttacaatttgtttgttttttgtgtgtgtgtgtgtgtgtatatatgaatatatatatatatatataatatgtttgtttcattgtttggtAACATGTCATGATGggcaaacaagaagaaacagcTTGAAAATCCACTGTATCTTATACATTCAAAGCCACTttaagattctttttttttccccctttcaaatcaataaaaaagtACCAAAAATCAAGTGGAAATGTAAAAAAAACCCAGCAGCCATTTTGGACAAATATCAAAACCTAAAATGTAGtaggagaatatatatatatatatatatatatgtatgtatgtatataagctGAAATAcactaatttaattaattaactaggGGGAAACATTCCTTTTTGTTATAAATTGACTACAAACATGGATTTTACAAATTtactacaaaagaaaaagacatttcaaaaacaaaagattgATGGTGGACTGGACACTGGACTCTGTCCTTCCTCCCTCTTCTTGTGTCAAATTTGCTTTGATGCACTACCACCACCACCCCCTATCACCATCTTTAAGTTTCTTCACAAACCCAATAAAATGTAGTAAACCAAAGTTATAGGCAATGCAATCAGCATCCCAAATATCACACTGCAGGAACAACAACAtaataaatgaagaaaaagaaaatacaacaaCTTCACAATAGCATAGTTGATTATCTCCGGACTTAAAGCCTGCGCGGTGGAGGTGAGGAGTTCGAATCAACTAGctcgaaaacaaaaataaataaataaaataaaacacttACCCTGTGCTGAGAATATCTGGGTGTACATTGTATTCCTTAGCAAAGACAAAGGGGACAATTCCTTGTGGTAGAGCTGCCtgtgtgtttttgtttggaaaatTCAAGACAATTGTTAGTATTACTGGTCAcagatgcttttttttttccttcattattAGTGTAACCCAAACAGGATCTACTTTGATTTAGTGCTCTTTTCATGTAAAAGCAAAGTTATGTAAGTGTTGATTGGTTGTGTCAGAggatggagagagaaagaggaaagagaagGGGGACCTGGACAATGGCAATGTGTAAGAGAACACCCTTTAGACCAACAGCAATAGAAGCAGCTGCCATAACAGCTGGACCTGTAAGGAATCTCACAGCCATTGTAAAGGCAGCAATGGAATTCCCACAAGCTATCATCCTTGGTTGCAAAGCCATGAACAGACCTGTAAAGTAAACATAAGGGTTTTATTATGTTATGTAATCACATCAATCAAAAACCATGAAACCTTTTATCATAACCTCCACCACTGTATAGTAATATACCCATCAATACAAGCAAAGCTtggaaaaaaaagtgaaaaagttaTTATAGAGCATATTTATGATCATATAGATTACTGTGTGCTTGCCTTTGTTATAACAATAATGATGGAAAAGTAAAGCAGGGAGAATCAAGAAAGATTTGTCAGAGGGAGTGTTTTTCATTATACAGATACTGACCAAGACTGAACATGGCCATGCCAAGACCTGCATCTGACAGTATTGAAATGGACTTTGCTATAATGGCAGGCATCTCTACATGCCACCTGCAATAGAGAGACCAAGTAATGAGATAGTTAACTACTGGAACCATAATTTTTaagcaaaaacaaagagaacCCAGAAATCAAAGTTGATTTTAGTACAAAAAGGCAAGATCTTTGAGAGATTTTATGGCAGAAATCTTACTTGAATGAGACTAGGGACCAGGTTAGGCCAATTAAGCTGGAGTAAGTGTTGGGATTTCTGATAAGTTTCCTCCAAACCATGATCAGTATTAGCCTTGTCATTACACTTGTTGGAGGCATGGTTTTGGGCTTGCTATCAATcattttctctcctcctccttcatgATGGTTATTGTTCTCTAATCCTCCTCTATTTCCAAAGCTGAATTCATCTCTTTCCAAGAAATCCTCCTGATTATTGTTCTCTCTTTGACCAActgaagaacaaaaacaaacactACCATTAAAATCCAAAACCCAGAAAGAATTAAAACAACTATTAACATGGAGACTGTAATACTGTAATAGTACCTTTTCCTGGTGAAACAGCCAATCTTACATCTTTTGGGTCATTGGCAGCATAGTCTTGACCTCCACCAAAAACATCTGATACAGGAGAAGCACTTGAGCTCCAAACAAACATATGAAGATCCCTACCACCTCCTTCTTCTGGTTTCTGGCTTTGAGCTTGTCCATTTGGCTTTTTTGCATTAGCAGCAGTCACACCTTTGGACCCAGTAGGAGAAAACATTCCTGGGTTCGGAGCCGGGTATTGGGTCGTACCACTTTGTGCCTGGTAATGGTATCTTGCCTTGTTACCCACCCCATTTTCATCCTCAAAATTGGACGGTCTTGGCGTCGGACCACGGGACGCAGATAGGCCATAAACATCTGCAGAACCGAAATTAGAGTTCCGGCCGGCAGCCATCATGGAGTAGAAGTCAGTGTGGTTGAAACTAGACCCTCTGGGAGTTGGGTTTCTCGATGATTGCAGAGAGTATATCTCTGCATTGGTCAGATTTGATGGCCTCGGGGTGTTCGACGAAAGTCCTTGTGACCTTCTTGAGAAGATATCTGATTTTGAAGCATTGGATTTTCTCACAGTGACATGGAGCTTCCCATCTTCTTTGATTTCAGCTTCAGTTTCCAAAGGGTGTCTTCCATCAAGTGACATGATATCAGAATCAACATGGATGGAAACAATAGACCCAGCAGTGTCAGGGAATTGCTCTCCAATAAGCATTCTAGCTCCTCTGTATTCAAACAAGAAcaacatcaaagtgtaccaAATGATACATTGAAGAACAACTATTTGAACCATTAAACTCCCAGATTCTTCACCATACATCCCTTTAAGCAAAGGAATACCCATAACAAGAGTGTTTGGGAGAGTTGATACCGAAAACAGAGTAATAGCCCATTCTAAGCAACCCCTTTTGCTTATATTGGACCAAACTGCAAGAACCGCAAGGACTATGATTTTTTGGAGTGTATCAGCAGCTATGAAGCGAAAGTTCATGGTGTAAGGATTGTTAGAGGAGATAAAGTGGAAGGAGAGAAGAGGGACTGCAAATAGAGCAACAAAACGATTGATTCCTGAACATTGATCAGGAGTGAAGATCTTCCACCATTTCACAGAACCATAAGCCAAAATCATGGCCACATAGAGTGGAACCATTGCAGTCATCACATGGTAGAAATCACTTAATGTGATCATCTTTGGTTACTTTTTTGAACTAACCCAGATCAAAAATTGAATCTTTAAACTGAGGAATTGATCAAGACTGACTGAATctcaaagaggaagaagaaaatggTTCTGGGTTTGGTTGTAGAAGCGGtggcagtggtggtggtggtggtgatgatgaagAGGAGGAGAGTAAAGTGAAAAGTGAGAGGGCATGTGTTTTTGGGTTTATGGGGTGTGGTTTGTGGTGGGTTCTAATTGAACAGAAGACAAAGAATTCACTAGGAATCCACACAAATAAGGCTGTGCTTTGAGAGTTGCAAAGCAAAGCTTGCACACTTGCATACCCCAAAGCACATgacttgcttcttcttttttcaattttattcttttgtatttttcttctttgtttttgagtTTTGTTTGGGGAGATTTATATGGGTTGGCTCTAGCTTCTATGAATGTAATGGGGACTAGTGAGTGTAAAATAGCAAAGCAAAAGCATGGTTGAGTTGGGTCATGGGTGTGTCTCTAAGTACTTGTTTGGATAGCCTTTTTAAGAACCTCCCGCCcacctcttctttttttcctttctgtcTTCTTGGATTCGCCTTTTTAGCTCATGGTTGTACTCGTTTGACCTAATGGccttttgtatgtatatatatgttttattcttTCCATacaatttatcttcttttttcaaGAGAAAAATGGGAAAATAAAAAGATTATACACAAATTGTACATTCTCACTTTTATTAAATTTGAGATATTAGATCGATCTATTCTCACAAACTAAATAGAATAGATCAATGTAGAAAGTCAAATTGtatttatgcaaaaaaaaaaaatccaaactttaattcaaaattcaaaattccacAACTTAACCACTATTGTACACATTTTTACATCCaatatattttctgttcttggGTGTTTTTACGGAAATTCCTACCATCCACCTTAGAGTTTTATTTCAGAAAATTATTGCCCATAGAAATATCATGGAGGGACAATACTTTGGATGCAAAAACGCATCCACACCACTCTATGCAAAGTTTAACTCGAAATGATTTTGATAATGTATTATTATGGaaaattatcaaaagaaaagtactatcaTGTAGTTTGAGGTGGATTTTTGCCTATACTCTTGTGCACTTCTCTAATCCAATGGCAAAAttgtaatatacatatatattgaaattctcACTTAAGGTCTAACATAAGGGTCACTTTTTAATGGTGTAGAtgagtgagatgacaagtgggggTCACTGTTTTtggtctcacatgtttcaaatcaatggtgtaaacataacCCCTTACTTTACATCCTTATTTTAGAtctttatgtgagaattcctctatatatatacatgtatatatgttctAAATTTTATTAAGGTGCACCAACAAGAgatgactcggttgacaatcgattgagttagacaCATGTGAGTTGAAGATTCGATtataatgagaaacatatttgtcaatggtattttaaaaaaaaaatctaataggGTGCTAAAATTGGAGaattaaagaagaagaatgaaggtTCACGTGGCCCCTAATTTGTCGATTACTAACCATAACTTAGTTGGCAGTTTCAAGGGCTCCAATTGGTGCTTGATATTTCAAGTTTGGGAGGCTTTATGTATTTATTGTATAAACCACTTGAGTTTTATCGTTTTCTCATGTTGGAGATACTCTACAAAATAACTCCAATCACTTTCAATCAATTGATTTATATGACTTGTTTGGATTGAATGATACAATTAATGTTCTTTCATTAATCATACCCTTTGAGAATAATCTTCCTATGAACTATGAAACTAGTTGAAATATTTATTAACAAAAAtcctaattttattaataaatattttagccacccaaaataaaattattattaattaaaaaaaataatggaacttGTCTTTTGCCAGCTTCAAttttttgtgtatttatttCCACAACTACTAGtttgaatgaatgaattaaTCAACCACTTAGAGGTAAATTTTTTTAGGGTCAAATCGTGTTGACTCGAAAGGTGTTGAGTTTGATTCCCATTGAGAGTAATACTCTAGTGACAATGTGTTGTGCTTTGACCAACTTACCATGTCACcggtgaaaaacttatgtgcaCGTGAGTCTGACAGCCCTAGTTTAGGCTTGTATCGGGTGTCCAAATGACAGACTTGTATGTTATCGTTATCGGTTACCTAAAAAATAATAAGTAGTTAATCACAACATTTTTGACAAAGGATTAGTGTCTACAtagaaataattaaaaaaaatataggttAAATTCCTTtgggacaaaaatatatatatattgtagctATCAACTTTAGGTATATATACTTTTTATCTTAATTGCTTTGGAGGCGAATTctcatttgattttgaaaagaaaaaaagtagagGAAGACTGCTAATTTAACTACACAAGCAGTATATGCTGACTTTTACCATAAACTTTGCCTAACAAATTAAAACTCTTAATCACTTTGTTAATACACACTAATGTAAGGGAAATAATTAATTGGGAGTTTTAAAAATCATgatgatgtgtgtgtgtgtgcaatTATGTTAATAATTGTGAAATGGTGATTACCAATAATAAGAAAAACATAAGTTAGACATATTGTTAATTAATTGCTAGAATGCCAACATCCATTGGtctgaaaaataaatatataatcttAGTTAGATTAAATGTTTTCATAATTGTATGAAGAGAAGAGACATcgatattgattttttaaaatttaaattataaattggAAATTCTAAATctcaaattctaaaccctaacaTCATGAAgtctaaccctaaccctaataaccctcaattttaaattttaaattttatactctaaaccctaaattctaaaacacaaaaccctaatcttAAATCTAAATTCTTAAATATTaagtatgattttttttagaaaaaatataacCCATCAATTGCAAATAAGGAGAGAATTGTAATTTGAGCAAAGACAAAATTACTAGTTTCCACAAAAGTTAAAATTACTCATTGAAAACACcaaaaagtaaaatattgtccACTATAAAATACAGTGTCCTAAAGTTAACAAATGCAATAAAGTTATAAAAAAGTAGGGTTTACTATTAATTTGTGATATTTAGGCACATACACACGTGTCGATGAGTAGATCAAGACTCACTTTAATGGCCCTCAaattaaggaagaaaaaaaaaaaaaacaaagcaaccCCCCTTCTTAATCCTTTTATTTTTGGAGTCCAAGGTTTCCAATCTAGAACAACCAACCCTATAAAGCAACCCAAGATTAATTATCATGAGTTAGTTGAAATCAGCAATTGTATATattcatgtacatatatatatgtatatatatatgtatgtgtgatgCAACATTATAGCAAGAAAATGTATAATATTTGAAATGGTAATACCAACAATATTTTTTCACAAAAGAACAACGAGTAACTCAcatgacactcatgtgtatgGTATCTCTTAGAGATCTCGAATTCTAGCCTCTCCATCCCCTTCtcctgtattcaaaaaaaacaaaacaatatttttCCACCAAGTTTTGAGATTGCATTAAGGGCCCATGACTTAGTTTGGGTCCAATCAAAGGGCCCATACAAAGTAACGTCCAGGCCCATTTTCTGTCACTACGACTTGGAATACTATTATTTTTGGATCTTCCAATATCAATAGGTTGATTCTTTCGCTCCTGTATCTTctagaaggaagaaaaaatttTCTCCGAGAGCAATTTCTTgcaagatgaacattatttacaccccattttttattaagtacatcccattaaccctttaaaaacacatttTTTACAAAGTACGTCCCATTTACCCTTTAAAAACATACTAGAGTGGGgtatacttagtaaaaaataggGTACAAATAATCTTCATCAAACTTTTCTTGGATCCGAAAGAGAGTACTTGAGTTCTCCCAATAATGAAAAGTATATTATGAATCTAACTGGAGTTCGCGGTGGTGGAGGGTGAAATAATAGAAGCTAATAAAGCAAAATCAACTTTTATACCAACAAAGCATATACAGAGACACCAATGCAACTTATGATTCTCAATAGCATTATACAAGGGAAATTTTGCACTTGTTTCTTTGTACAGCCCACCATGTTTTCTTCTGCAAGTATATACGTATAGCAGAAGTCTTCATGATTACATCGATATAGAAAATTTTCCAATCCTACATAATAAGCTACAGACCTCATCCGATAGGAAATATTCTTAAAGCAAGCCCATAAACAAACCACCCAGCAGCATATTCACTATGCATAACAAATTAAGCAGGTAAAAGAAACCCTCATTTGCTTCCTAAACCTTTGGAACCAGGAAGGTCAATCCATTGCAGTTGGACCTCAACTTCACCGCATTCCACATTTCTTAGTCTAAGGCAAAGATGTTGGACAACCTTACCATCGGAATAGGTGATGCAGCTCTCTTCAGCCAGGAAGTTTTGTctgcacggttgtactctagCGAGTACGGTGCCACTCGGGAGGCATTTAGGATCCATCCTTAAGGCCTCTATATATGGTTTAATATCGATCTCTGCGTCTCCCATTTTGTCATCTTTGCTAAACATGTCATGGTCATACACAGTCTGCAAAAAGAGAACCAACCATAAACATACCAACATTaagaaacaataaaaacaaatgaaattcCTCCGTGCGTGTGTGTcagtggagagagagagagagagagagagagagagagaataaggaAAGTCGTCGATGATTTAcagaaaatgtcatttgccataGATGCCATTAAATCAGAATCAGCTTCAAATGTTCAGGACTTTAACTCATTGGAAAAGGATGGTTCCTACATAAATTGGAAGTTCCTTTTCATTTGCATATCGCAGAATGTTGAAGCTATTGAATACCTCCACTATAAAATGTTCTTTTTCACAGGGTGAGCTAGGACAGGGCATTCATTTTTCAACAGGGACAGATGGAACATCAAAATTGGCTACAAAAACAAGGTCATGCACACATATCACCAAAAAATGCCAGTTTCAACATTATGTTTTTCGATGCACGcagaagaagacaaaaaagaTCTTTAACAAATGAACAAATACGAAAATTCAGATAAGCTAGAGTCAAAACATCATGATATTTCCTTTCATGGTTCCCCACGTCCCTCGAGCTAAACTGCTAAAGAAACTTGACGACAGACATTTCTCAAAAGTTCCAGGTAGGATATAACAAGAGGTCGCACAGAACATAATTTTGAGGCAGAATTTCATTGTACACACGAATACTACAATGCGGTGCGCAATGCATTTCCTAGTCAACAACACTCCAAAGAAGAAGTTCACTTGTTTAGCATTTTAGGCTCATGGAAGGCCAGACGTGGAGATACTGGGTCTGCAATTATGTTACATTTATAAAGTAAATGCATTAAACCAATTTAGCAAAACTTCAGGCACCTCATAAGTATAGAACCTGTCACCTATCAAACCAAAATTGGCACACATGACTGGCATTTGAACTCCTCAAAAAACACTAGACTAACGTAAAAGCGATTGGTCATTTGTACCATCACCATTCATCAGACATGTAGACATTATTCATATAGTACGGTTTTATAAGTTCTTGTGGCAATAAACAAAATCCTTACCAGCTTGACTGGTTGATTAGGGTCTGTAATAGAAAGAGTTAAATCTTCATTCCACTCCGGATTAACATCCTTCTTTATTACGCGAGTCTTCAGTTTCTGCACCAAAACATTTCCATAAATGAATTAGGAATGACATAAGTACTTATTACTGCAGCAGATATATAGTAATCGTACGAAATAAGAATATTACGAGCAAACATGCTATTATAAAAGCTC is a genomic window of Tripterygium wilfordii isolate XIE 37 chromosome 16, ASM1340144v1, whole genome shotgun sequence containing:
- the LOC119981294 gene encoding probable auxin efflux carrier component 1c, translating into MITLSDFYHVMTAMVPLYVAMILAYGSVKWWKIFTPDQCSGINRFVALFAVPLLSFHFISSNNPYTMNFRFIAADTLQKIIVLAVLAVWSNISKRGCLEWAITLFSVSTLPNTLVMGIPLLKGMYGEESGSLMVQIVVLQCIIWYTLMLFLFEYRGARMLIGEQFPDTAGSIVSIHVDSDIMSLDGRHPLETEAEIKEDGKLHVTVRKSNASKSDIFSRRSQGLSSNTPRPSNLTNAEIYSLQSSRNPTPRGSSFNHTDFYSMMAAGRNSNFGSADVYGLSASRGPTPRPSNFEDENGVGNKARYHYQAQSGTTQYPAPNPGMFSPTGSKGVTAANAKKPNGQAQSQKPEEGGGRDLHMFVWSSSASPVSDVFGGGQDYAANDPKDVRLAVSPGKVGQRENNNQEDFLERDEFSFGNRGGLENNNHHEGGGEKMIDSKPKTMPPTSVMTRLILIMVWRKLIRNPNTYSSLIGLTWSLVSFKWHVEMPAIIAKSISILSDAGLGMAMFSLGLFMALQPRMIACGNSIAAFTMAVRFLTGPAVMAAASIAVGLKGVLLHIAIVQAALPQGIVPFVFAKEYNVHPDILSTGVIFGMLIALPITLVYYILLGL
- the LOC119980382 gene encoding protein C2-DOMAIN ABA-RELATED 4-like — encoded protein: MVDSPLTPGEGRSPASSTSSLMDSLLGLLRIRVERGVNLAVRDVRSSDPYIVVKMGKQKLKTRVIKKDVNPEWNEDLTLSITDPNQPVKLTVYDHDMFSKDDKMGDAEIDIKPYIEALRMDPKCLPSGTVLARVQPCRQNFLAEESCITYSDGKVVQHLCLRLRNVECGEVEVQLQWIDLPGSKGLGSK